DNA from Actinomycetes bacterium:
GTCCATGTCATTGCTCCTTGGCTGGCCGGTAGGTGAGGATCAGGACGCCGGTACTGCTCGTCTTGCTGTCGACGAGCCGCAACGCGGCCCTTGGGTTCCCGTCACGGAACAGGCGCCTCCCGCTCCCCAGGACCAGCGGGTGGAGCATCAGCCGGTACTCGTCGACGAGGTCGTGGCGCATCAGCGTCTGGGCCAGCTCGCCGCTGCCGATGACGTGCAGGTCCTTTCCGGGCTGCTGCTTGAGCTTGGCGACCGCCTCGGCGACGTCGCCCTTGAGCAGGGTCGCGTTGCGCCACTCCAGGGGCTCCTCCAGGGTCGTGGAGGCGACGTACTTCGGCAGGTTGTTCAGGGTGGCGGCGATGGGGTCGTCGTCGGGCTGCGACGGCCAGAACCCCGCGAAGATCTCGTAGGTCTTCCGCCCCAGCAGGAACCCGCCAGCGGTGGTCATCCCTTCGGAGATGGCGTTCCCGGCGGCCTCGTCGAAGTAGGGCATCTGCCAGCCGCCGTGCTCGAACCCTCCGCTGCGGTCCTCCTCGGGGCCGCCTGGCGCCTGCATGACCCCGTCCAGCGACAGGAACTCGGACACGATCAGGTTCACGGGACCTCCCTCATTGGGGACGACATTGCCTGCCTCTGCTTGGACCCCGATCGACCGGAAACTCATCGGTCGGCCGGGAGCGTCTGGGGGAGGCCGAACGCCCCGAGCAGCTGGACGCCGAACGAGGTGATCGCGCTCACCAGCCCATTCTCGATCTCGAGCACGTTGAGCCCGAGGACCCGGTACCGGTCGTCGCCCTCCCGCCGGACGTAGACGGCCACCGCCGGCTGCCGGTTGGCGGCCGTGGGCACGCATCGCAGCCGGCCCGGGTAGTTCGGCGAGGTGGGATGGATGTAGCGGTCGAACAGGGTCACCATGGCCTCGCGCCCGTCGTACCAGAGCGGGTGCGGTGGCATCGCCTGCCGCGCGTCCTCGCGCAGGAGCGCGGCGAACGCGGCCACGTCGGCCCGGTCGTGGGCGTCCATGAAGCGCCGGAGCACGGAGCGTTCGTCGTCGGTCGGCCCGGTCGCCTGCGTCCAGTCGAGCCGCCGTGCGGGCAGCCGCGCCCGCATCGTCGACCGGGCGCGCTGGAGCGCGCTGTTGACCGAGGCCACGCTGGTCTCGAGCAGGCCGGCGGTGTCCTTCGCCGACCAGCCCAGCGCATCGCGCAGGATCAGGATGGCCCGCTGTCTGGGCGGCAGGTGCTGGATGGCGGCCAGATACGCCAGCTCGATCGTCTCGCGGGAGACGACCACGGCATCGGGCTCAGCGTCGCTCGGGGCGGCCTGGTCGAGCAGGTGGTCCGGGTAGGGCTGGAGCCAGGGCAGCTCGGCGGGCGGCGCGCCCACGTCCGGCCGCTCCTCGAGCGGTAGGTCCACGCCGGGGTCGCGTGGGGGGACGTCGGCGACCAGGACGCGGCGCGGGCCGCGCTGGAGGGCGGTGAGGCAGGCGTTGGTCGCGATCCGGTACAGCCAGGTGCGGAACAGGGAGCGGCCCTGGAAGCTGGAGCGGCTCCGCCACGCCCGCAGCAGGGTCTCCTGCACCAGGTCCTCGGCGTCCTCGAACGAGCCGAGCATCCGGTAGCAGTGCACGTGCAGCTGCCGCCGATAGCGCTCCGCGAGGGCCGCGAACGCCGCCTGGTCGCCGGCTCGCACCGCGGCCAGGATGGCGGCGTCCTCGGTCTGGTCGGTCGGGGTCACGGTGCGACTGTACTGCCTGATCCCCGGCACGCTGACGGCCATTGCGTGACTCAGGCCGCAGTGGGGTGGCGCTCGAGGTCCCGGTAGGTGGCCAGCACGTTGAGCCGGTGCAGGTCGTGAACCAGCCAGTTGATGCGGGCGGCCGGGTGCCAGCGCGGGAACCCGTGCCCTGGGGGCAGCGGCACCGTCTGGACCGTG
Protein-coding regions in this window:
- a CDS encoding sigma-70 family RNA polymerase sigma factor → MTPTDQTEDAAILAAVRAGDQAAFAALAERYRRQLHVHCYRMLGSFEDAEDLVQETLLRAWRSRSSFQGRSLFRTWLYRIATNACLTALQRGPRRVLVADVPPRDPGVDLPLEERPDVGAPPAELPWLQPYPDHLLDQAAPSDAEPDAVVVSRETIELAYLAAIQHLPPRQRAILILRDALGWSAKDTAGLLETSVASVNSALQRARSTMRARLPARRLDWTQATGPTDDERSVLRRFMDAHDRADVAAFAALLREDARQAMPPHPLWYDGREAMVTLFDRYIHPTSPNYPGRLRCVPTAANRQPAVAVYVRREGDDRYRVLGLNVLEIENGLVSAITSFGVQLLGAFGLPQTLPADR
- a CDS encoding dihydrofolate reductase family protein; this translates as MNLIVSEFLSLDGVMQAPGGPEEDRSGGFEHGGWQMPYFDEAAGNAISEGMTTAGGFLLGRKTYEIFAGFWPSQPDDDPIAATLNNLPKYVASTTLEEPLEWRNATLLKGDVAEAVAKLKQQPGKDLHVIGSGELAQTLMRHDLVDEYRLMLHPLVLGSGRRLFRDGNPRAALRLVDSKTSSTGVLILTYRPAKEQ